Proteins from a single region of Noviherbaspirillum saxi:
- a CDS encoding aldehyde dehydrogenase has translation MNLSETLPICIAGNWRVGQGDRYASLYPATGEPVAYLNAANLDDVEEAIQGADKAFRTSGWAQKKPHERATVLYRVAQLIRERGEELAQRQRLDNGKPISETRNLVGSAAATFQFFAAACETLEETITPMRGDNLTMSVYEPMGVVAAITPWNSPIASEAQKMAPALAAGNAVVVKPAEVTPLMALELARICEEAGVPKGLISVLPGKGSVIGDAITLHPLVRRVSFTGGTTTGKHIAHIAADKMMPVSLELGGKSPTMVFEDADLDHAVAGVLYGIFSSSGESCIAGSRLFVAHGIYDAFMERLAAGAAALRVGDPADERTQLGPLITARHRESIEAYVALGVEEGGRLRTGGMRPQGAAFERGYYYTPTIIEGVRNDQRICQEEIFGPVLVAMPFSDENDLIEQANDSVYALAAGIWTRDYKKAWRFARAVQAGNVWINTYKQFSISTPFGGWRDSGLGREKGRLGILQYMEQKSLYWGMNEQPLPWAN, from the coding sequence ATGAACCTGAGTGAAACACTTCCTATCTGCATCGCCGGCAACTGGCGCGTGGGCCAGGGCGATCGGTATGCAAGCCTCTACCCGGCTACCGGCGAGCCGGTGGCTTACCTGAATGCCGCCAATCTCGACGATGTGGAAGAAGCGATCCAGGGCGCGGACAAAGCGTTCCGTACCAGCGGCTGGGCACAAAAGAAGCCGCATGAACGCGCTACCGTGCTGTACCGGGTTGCACAGCTGATTCGCGAGCGCGGCGAAGAGCTGGCACAGCGCCAGCGCCTCGACAACGGCAAGCCGATCAGCGAAACGCGCAATCTGGTCGGCAGCGCCGCTGCGACATTCCAGTTCTTTGCAGCGGCTTGCGAGACGCTCGAAGAAACCATTACCCCTATGCGCGGCGACAACCTCACGATGAGCGTGTACGAGCCCATGGGCGTAGTAGCCGCGATTACACCGTGGAATTCCCCGATCGCCAGTGAAGCGCAAAAAATGGCGCCGGCGCTTGCCGCAGGCAATGCAGTCGTGGTCAAGCCGGCCGAAGTTACTCCGCTGATGGCGCTGGAGCTGGCAAGGATTTGCGAAGAAGCCGGCGTGCCAAAAGGCTTGATCAGCGTGTTGCCTGGCAAAGGTTCGGTGATCGGCGACGCCATCACGTTGCATCCGCTGGTGCGTCGCGTGTCGTTTACCGGCGGCACGACTACCGGCAAGCATATCGCGCATATCGCCGCCGACAAGATGATGCCGGTATCGCTGGAATTGGGCGGCAAGTCGCCGACCATGGTGTTTGAAGACGCCGACCTCGACCATGCGGTGGCCGGCGTGTTGTACGGGATTTTCAGTTCATCGGGCGAATCGTGCATCGCCGGCTCGCGGCTGTTTGTCGCGCACGGCATTTACGATGCGTTCATGGAGCGCCTTGCCGCCGGCGCGGCCGCGCTGCGCGTCGGCGATCCGGCCGACGAGCGTACGCAACTTGGCCCATTGATCACGGCGCGTCATCGCGAATCGATCGAAGCTTACGTGGCGCTGGGCGTGGAAGAGGGCGGCCGCTTGCGTACCGGCGGCATGCGTCCGCAAGGCGCGGCCTTCGAGCGCGGCTACTACTACACGCCGACCATCATCGAAGGCGTACGCAACGATCAGCGCATCTGCCAGGAAGAGATTTTCGGGCCGGTACTGGTGGCGATGCCGTTCAGCGATGAAAACGATCTGATCGAACAGGCTAACGATAGCGTCTATGCGCTGGCCGCCGGCATCTGGACGCGCGATTACAAGAAAGCCTGGCGTTTCGCCCGCGCCGTGCAGGCCGGCAATGTATGGATCAACACCTACAAGCAGTTTTCGATCTCGACCCCGTTCGGCGGCTGGCGCGACAGCGGCCTCGGACGCGAAAAGGGTCGTCTCGGCATTCTGCAATACATGGAACAGAAGAGCCTCTACTGGGGCATGAATGAACAACCGTTGCCCTGGGCGAACTGA